The nucleotide sequence TCAGGAATAAAACAAGATACTTTGGTTTGGTACAATGGTTTGTCAAATTGGTTAAAAGCAAATGAACTTGATGAAATAAAGTCAATGTTCTCTTCAACGCCACCACCGCCACCAACAACAAATGTAAGTACCGGAAAACAAAATTCAAAGTCAGAGCCACATGCTTCAACTCCCGGGTTGCAAAACAATAAAAGAGATGCAAGCGTTTCGGTGAGAGTGTGGAAAAGCAGTAACCGCAAATCATTACCAGCATTTTGCATGTTTATGTTTGTATTTTTCACTTTTATGGGAATAGCTTTAATTGCTGCATCAAACCCACAAGAGAACACAACTGGACTTGGAATAGTAATTACATTTATCGGAATTATTTTTCTTCCATTGTACTTTTGGGCAATGTCGTCAGGAAAAGAAATTTACCAGATAGGAGTTAATCATTCTGAAAATATTCTTTGGGTCAATCGCCCGAGTGAAAGAAAAATCCATAAAGAAAACTGGGGAAATAAAATTAAAAGTTTTCACATTGAAAAAAGTTCGTCAAGCAGATTTGTAACAGCTGGTAACATTGGCGGAGTTCCGAAAAGAGTTGTAACTAAAAAATGGGAATTAAAAGTTTCGCTTGAAGGAAAAGATTATTTGTGGCCTGTGCCCGGTTCGGTATTCTATGCTAAGAAAGAAGCAGATGAATTGATAGGAAAAATAAATATGCTTTTGTAAAAAAAATTAAATAACTGATGTTACGCAAAATTATAATTTGTATCGAAACAACATTATGTTATTATATGTCCCTTTAGGGACAACAGCTTGGTAAAAAAAAGCACAACACACTTCTTATTGTACCTTAGGTACTACACTTTCAAGACCATATAGCTTACAAACAAGTTCAGTTAATTGGGTTGTGCCTATCTGCCTCGTCGGCCGGCTTCGCAGCGAGGCGAGCAAGGTGGGTGGCATATACTCTTAAAATCCTTATTAATTATAGTTTTTTTAAAATTTTTTTGAATCCTGCGAAACATCAGTTATACCGATTGTATATATGTAATAGTCCAATAAATTGTACTATAACATCTATGTCATCGGCATAACCATTGTAAAATTTAAAATATCCTTTGGACTATTTTAAATTAACAATTGGTAATAAATAAAAAATGCCTTTGAAATTTCAAAGGCATTTTTTATTTATTAAGTTCTATTAATGGTTGTCGTAACTTATATTCGACCATGTTTCATATAATGAAGAAACATTATTGTAAATACCTTCCCAGTCTGCTGTTGCAGGTGATGTTGCAGAAGCATCGGCATTTGTATCGCCCTTCTTAGTATCATCTTTATATGAAGTAAAATATACACCGGAACCATTGTAGTTAACTATAGGATTCGCGCCATTATTCAAAACAATAACCGAAGAAGGTTTGAATTTCAACACAACATTATCGCCAAGCGTAAGCGCTGCTTCAATCCAAAAATCATTATCATCAATTACATAAGGAACTTCATCTTCAAGCCATGAGATTGGAGTTTCAATTTCATTAATACTCTCAACAAAAATTGCATTATAAGTATTGGTTTGCGAAATATCAGCCGGATTATGAAAAGTATTGGTACTGTCGAGTCCATACAATGTGCTTACTGATAAAGGAACAACATTATCATAAAAAACATTATGCTGAATTACAGTTGCAGCTCCGGAATTAGTACCATTCAATACACCCTCATAATAATAAGAACCATCATTATGAGCAAAAGTACAATGAGTAACTGTTGCGCTTGAACCAGCTGAAAGTTCCAGAGCAGCATATTGATTAATTCCGCTATACATAAAAGTACAATACGTAAAAATAGATCCATTAAGTCCATTAAGATTAATTGTTCCCCAATCGGCTTTTGCAGGAGTTGTAGCTGTTCCATCGCCATTGGTATCGCCACCATTGGTATCATCTTTATATGAAGTAAAAATAATTGGGCTTGCTGAAGTACCATTAGCGATAATAGTTCCTGTATTTCCAAGCGTAAGATTTGGTCCTGATGTTGGATGAAATTTTATTATCACACCCGGTTGAATGGTAAGTGTATTATTTACATAAAAATCCCATTTTTTTATAACATAAATTTTCCCGGTTACCCATGTTGTAACAGCATCAATATTTGCAGTAATTTCAACAACATTCGATGCTGTTGGGGTTGTATTGTTATCATCATCATCGTCGCCATTATTACAAGATGTAACAGGAATAAAAGCAATAAGCATTGCTAATAAATAAATTTTTGTTTTTTTCATATCTCCTATATTTGATTTATACAAAAATATCATTGGTGGACGAGATAAAATAGGCAAGCATACCTGAATGAACCGATATACTT is from Bacteroidales bacterium and encodes:
- a CDS encoding DUF4339 domain-containing protein, translated to MEEKKYYFLDDGIQIGPLTFTELKLSGIKQDTLVWYNGLSNWLKANELDEIKSMFSSTPPPPPTTNVSTGKQNSKSEPHASTPGLQNNKRDASVSVRVWKSSNRKSLPAFCMFMFVFFTFMGIALIAASNPQENTTGLGIVITFIGIIFLPLYFWAMSSGKEIYQIGVNHSENILWVNRPSERKIHKENWGNKIKSFHIEKSSSSRFVTAGNIGGVPKRVVTKKWELKVSLEGKDYLWPVPGSVFYAKKEADELIGKINMLL